In Cicer arietinum cultivar CDC Frontier isolate Library 1 chromosome 7, Cicar.CDCFrontier_v2.0, whole genome shotgun sequence, the genomic window GTTAACCGATTTTGTAATATATTTAACTATGGTTGATAGTTTGCCTATCTTCCATCAATTCCAGTGCTGTCTCAAACAGTGACTGAGTTGTGAGCTTGTGGCGGTTCATTCCAACAGTACCACAGAAAATATTGAAGTTCTCAACCTCTGATGTGGTCTCTAAGGCACTTTCCAATACTTCCTTCATTCCTAGATCTTTGAAGGTATATATGTGTTCTTCTTTGTCGTTCATCATGCAAATTGCTAGCTCTACTGTGAATCTCCTTATCCTTGGGACTTTAGTTGCAGGACATTTGTGTTTCTTAAGAATTTCAACTAATTTACTTGCAAGTTCAGCCTTAGTGATTCGAGcttctttaaataaaattcttgATTCATGAGAAGTCATGTATTTGAAAACATTTGCTGCTAGTCCAGTCATCACTTCTAGTATCTTGTTTTCTTCTGACATGATTGCTTGAAGTATCTGCATATGGTTGAGAAATGTCAAAAAGATTATCAAGATTTTTCGTGTTTTTACATATACTGGTAGCCCAAAAATATAAAGGTAAAAAAAAGCACTTACTATTGGTGTTGCGGTTGTTACTATCCTTAGTTGGTGGAAACATTCTGATCCACTATAGATGCATAGATTTGTTAGAATTCTAGCTGCATTGACGCGAATCAACGGAACTTTCAATGCTTCTACAAGTTTTTCCATCAATTTCAGCTTCAAAATTCGATGACAGTTACTCTTGCTTTCTAATGCTAGCATTGCTAGGGCCTCACCAGCAACAACTGTTACATGTTTTTGATCTTCTGTTATGCTGTGTTTGAAAAATATGTTGAACAACTCTTGAAGCACTCCACCTGTAGCCCCGATTCTCTCGGTTGCATCGCCTTCTAATGCTAGGCTGGTTAAAATCTCTATGCTCAGTTTCTGTAGAAGGGGATGTTTCTCTCCATTCCACAATATATCTCTTATATTACTGATAGTGAAAACTATCTCTGATATCGATCTTCGAAGATGTCCCACAGTGGTGCCTATTGAGCAAGCCAGCATCTTCAACAGTTGCAAAGATCTCTTGACAGTCAGAACTTGTGATGGAGTAACATTTTCACTGATCAGCAACTTTTCTTCAGCATGTGTTAAATCTATGATCTTTGGAAGAAGGCCTCTGGTATTTCCAATCTTTCCACAGTTGTCGTGGTCGCGTGCAAGTTTTTTCAGTATGAGAAGTCCCAAGTGGTTAAATGTCTGGAAAACATGATCTGGATAATCAAATTTTAGGTTCTTTTCCCCAATTTCATCAGCTGCAGGAATCAAACTCCTGTTAGTATGTAGAAGAGAGGATATTGATTCCATAGCTCCCGGTATACCGGCTATTCGGAGAGAGTTCTGTTTCATACCAGCTAGTTTCGATAAAATATTTGCAGCTGACAGCCTGATGTCAACCTCCTTATGATCTGTCCAATTCAACATCTCAATTAGTCTCTCTACAACTGATATGGAGGTTCCAATCTTTTGAAGGGTATCCTCAGAAAATCGCTCGCTGACCGAAAACTTCCTAAGAATTCTTGCTCCAATGAGCTGTTCATCAGGGGAGTTAGAAGCCAAGAGATCCATAGCAAAACTGACCAAGTCCATTTTCAAGCCATCAAATATGCTTCCATTGACACATCTTGAATAGGCATCATAAAAGAATCGTCTAATCGAAACCATTCCGGACGGCCCCAATTCACACTCATTGTTAACCTCTTCCAACAGTTTACAATAGCTGACTTGCCATTCCCAATATGCTTTTTCCATTAGA contains:
- the LOC101492593 gene encoding uncharacterized protein isoform X1, yielding MDHNLVMEGEGSIHIQVGEVQRLSETGSSNTTMFEPRGLSSIEKLESDSTANSVSPTISINGAPEKKLTLFALQLAMLEKAATGLGTLGFIWATVVLLGGFAITLEKTDFWFITIILLVESTRIFSRSHELEWQHQATWSITDVGIGITSFKEMISTSKHNTTDTMETAEHFRTQDLANLRTPARMWSSSEVPLLPYAKWFFLSRHVSRLLYWLQLISATTCVVLSSIKFVRHDFGGVANADTNKRKRALFIFYSLALAEALLFLMEKAYWEWQVSYCKLLEEVNNECELGPSGMVSIRRFFYDAYSRCVNGSIFDGLKMDLVSFAMDLLASNSPDEQLIGARILRKFSVSERFSEDTLQKIGTSISVVERLIEMLNWTDHKEVDIRLSAANILSKLAGMKQNSLRIAGIPGAMESISSLLHTNRSLIPAADEIGEKNLKFDYPDHVFQTFNHLGLLILKKLARDHDNCGKIGNTRGLLPKIIDLTHAEEKLLISENVTPSQVLTVKRSLQLLKMLACSIGTTVGHLRRSISEIVFTISNIRDILWNGEKHPLLQKLSIEILTSLALEGDATERIGATGGVLQELFNIFFKHSITEDQKHVTVVAGEALAMLALESKSNCHRILKLKLMEKLVEALKVPLIRVNAARILTNLCIYSGSECFHQLRIVTTATPIVSAFFYLYIFGLPVYVKTRKILIIFLTFLNHMQILQAIMSEENKILEVMTGLAANVFKYMTSHESRILFKEARITKAELASKLVEILKKHKCPATKVPRIRRFTVELAICMMNDKEEHIYTFKDLGMKEVLESALETTSEVENFNIFCGTVGMNRHKLTTQSLFETALELMEDRQTINHS
- the LOC101492593 gene encoding uncharacterized protein isoform X2, giving the protein MDHNLVMEGEGSIHIQVGEVQRLSETGSSNTTMFEPRGLSSIEKLESDSTANSVSPTISINGAPEKKLTLFALQLAMLEKAATGLGTLGFIWATVVLLGGFAITLEKTDFWFITIILLVESTRIFSRSHELEWQHQATWSITDVGIGITSFKEMISTSKHNTTDTMETAEHFRTQDLANLRTPARMWSSSEVPLLPYAKWFFLSRHVSRLLYWLQLISATTCVVLSSIKFVRHDFGGVANADTNKRKRALFIFYSLALAEALLFLMEKAYWEWQVSYCKLLEEVNNECELGPSGMVSIRRFFYDAYSRCVNGSIFDGLKMDLVSFAMDLLASNSPDEQLIGARILRKFSVSERFSEDTLQKIGTSISVVERLIEMLNWTDHKEVDIRLSAANILSKLAGMKQNSLRIAGIPGAMESISSLLHTNRSLIPAADEIGEKNLKFDYPDHVFQTFNHLGLLILKKLARDHDNCGKIGNTRGLLPKIIDLTHAEEKLLISENVTPSQVLTVKRSLQLLKMLACSIGTTVGHLRRSISEIVFTISNIRDILWNGEKHPLLQKLSIEILTSLALEGDATERIGATGGVLQELFNIFFKHSITEDQKHVTVVAGEALAMLALESKSNCHRILKLKLMEKLVEALKVPLIRVNAARILTNLCIYSGSECFHQLRIVTTATPIILQAIMSEENKILEVMTGLAANVFKYMTSHESRILFKEARITKAELASKLVEILKKHKCPATKVPRIRRFTVELAICMMNDKEEHIYTFKDLGMKEVLESALETTSEVENFNIFCGTVGMNRHKLTTQSLFETALELMEDRQTINHS